The Gammaproteobacteria bacterium genome contains a region encoding:
- a CDS encoding DUF2335 domain-containing protein, with amino-acid sequence MMAGYEEVLPGLADRIMAMAEETSAHIRKVRERGQWFSLWISTLVIVVGAWRGNAEVSIQALYLLAAIYVFSRLPDWWHSWKRPPDEAPPESDEDD; translated from the coding sequence ATGATGGCCGGATACGAAGAGGTCCTGCCGGGACTCGCCGACCGGATCATGGCCATGGCAGAGGAAACCTCTGCGCACATCAGGAAGGTCAGGGAAAGAGGGCAGTGGTTTTCGCTATGGATCTCCACGCTCGTGATCGTTGTCGGCGCCTGGCGCGGCAACGCGGAGGTGAGCATTCAAGCCCTCTATCTCCTGGCGGCCATCTATGTCTTCTCAAGGCTTCCCGACTGGTGGCACAGCTGGAAGCGGCCTCCGGACGAGGCTCCCCCGGAGTCGGATGAAGACGATTAG
- a CDS encoding TIGR04076 family protein, translating to MRMSVDDVFELYDLRVEVVAGERDMVCNHKVGDYFELSGENLSFPAGQTFPLYPLAALLPLLPAKQRETHSHDWMTTDTEIACPDPHCGARFRITRTGRSTFRHSEVTRVPLD from the coding sequence ATGCGCATGAGCGTCGATGACGTCTTCGAACTCTACGACCTGCGGGTCGAGGTGGTCGCCGGCGAGCGCGACATGGTGTGCAACCACAAGGTGGGCGACTACTTCGAGCTCAGCGGGGAGAACCTGTCCTTTCCCGCCGGCCAGACCTTTCCGCTCTACCCCCTGGCCGCCCTTCTTCCCCTCCTCCCCGCGAAGCAGCGCGAAACCCATTCCCACGACTGGATGACCACGGACACGGAGATCGCCTGCCCCGACCCGCACTGCGGCGCCCGCTTCCGCATCACCCGGACCGGCAGGTCGACGTTCCGCCACAGCGAGGTCACGCGTGTTCCGCTGGACTGA
- a CDS encoding aldo/keto reductase has product MNPVQPPLRLPPSGVIRGCWQLSEGHSDGWSRERAFAALDAAAAAESPLVLDCADIYTGVERVIGDWLAGRPDIADDVAVHTKFVPDLDALSAIDRNYVRRVVQRSRDRLRLDALELVQFAWWDLTQPKWVHAAEWLAELRQEGIIRHLGVTNFDRAALGTLLDAGIPVVSSQVQLSLLDRRPLKGLTEVCGERGVTVFAYGALAGGLLSDAGGTALESRSLTKYRLIVEEVGGREVLGRARGALAELAARHGATMADAAVAYVLNQQGVGAAIVGLSRRGLMVDGRRVHLSPSDVAHLEAMVPQTVKGEVFEVERDRQGPHGRIMRYNLNLEH; this is encoded by the coding sequence GTGAATCCAGTTCAGCCACCCCTCCGACTGCCTCCGTCCGGGGTGATCCGGGGGTGCTGGCAGCTCTCCGAGGGCCACAGCGACGGTTGGAGCAGGGAGCGCGCGTTCGCGGCCCTGGACGCGGCGGCCGCGGCTGAAAGCCCCCTCGTGCTGGACTGCGCCGACATCTACACCGGCGTGGAGCGCGTCATCGGGGACTGGCTGGCCGGACGGCCGGACATCGCCGACGACGTCGCCGTCCATACCAAGTTCGTGCCCGACCTCGACGCACTGTCGGCCATCGACCGCAACTACGTCCGCCGCGTCGTGCAGCGGTCACGGGACCGCCTCCGGCTCGACGCACTCGAGTTGGTGCAGTTCGCGTGGTGGGACCTCACGCAACCGAAGTGGGTGCATGCCGCAGAGTGGCTCGCGGAACTCCGGCAGGAGGGGATCATCCGCCACCTGGGGGTCACCAACTTCGACCGGGCCGCGCTCGGCACCCTCCTGGACGCGGGCATCCCGGTGGTGTCCAGCCAGGTCCAGCTCTCCCTTCTCGACCGTCGTCCCCTGAAGGGCCTGACGGAGGTCTGCGGGGAGCGGGGTGTCACCGTGTTCGCCTACGGGGCGCTGGCGGGCGGGCTCCTTTCGGACGCCGGCGGCACGGCGCTGGAGTCCCGGTCGCTGACCAAGTACCGCCTGATCGTCGAGGAGGTGGGCGGCCGGGAGGTGCTCGGCCGGGCTCGGGGGGCGCTCGCGGAGCTGGCCGCGCGGCACGGGGCCACCATGGCGGACGCGGCGGTGGCCTACGTGCTCAACCAACAGGGTGTCGGGGCCGCGATCGTCGGGTTGAGCCGAAGAGGCCTGATGGTGGACGGGCGCCGCGTGCATCTCTCCCCGTCCGATGTGGCGCACCTCGAGGCAATGGTGCCGCAGACCGTCAAGGGAGAAGTGTTCGAGGTCGAGCGCGACCGGCAGGGCCCGCACGGCCGTATCATGCGCTACAATCTGAACCTGGAGCACTGA